One stretch of Methyloversatilis sp. RAC08 DNA includes these proteins:
- a CDS encoding OST-HTH/LOTUS domain-containing protein: protein MKAVVAHHEISASGSPLESNQARRIADAASKTLGNLVGTLLGTYVTRSEHEEAVEPDAPDNIISLKIKMSLQMSAEDYDRTQNDLKELVRLRNNLVHHFIDQHDLWNLAGCRGAQESLAAAYSRIDQYFEQLRGWAEHMDQTRRLAAEFAQSDAVINLMLKGIAPDGLVDWPTAGIVCALREAADELAVEEWTPVATAGRWIAERYPEQLPAKYGCSSWRQVIHESRLFDLRYRETNGQRAAWYRVKKI from the coding sequence ATGAAGGCCGTCGTCGCCCACCATGAGATCTCCGCGTCAGGATCACCCCTCGAATCGAATCAGGCGCGGCGCATTGCGGATGCCGCAAGCAAGACCTTGGGCAACTTGGTTGGCACACTACTCGGAACGTATGTCACCCGCAGCGAGCACGAAGAGGCCGTCGAACCGGATGCGCCGGACAACATCATCTCGCTCAAGATAAAGATGAGTCTGCAAATGTCGGCGGAGGATTACGACCGGACGCAGAACGATCTGAAGGAATTGGTACGGCTGCGGAACAACTTGGTGCACCATTTCATCGACCAGCACGACCTGTGGAATCTGGCCGGATGCCGTGGTGCGCAAGAGTCCTTGGCGGCGGCATACAGTCGTATCGATCAATACTTTGAGCAACTGCGAGGCTGGGCGGAGCACATGGATCAGACCCGTCGCCTTGCGGCGGAGTTTGCTCAGTCTGATGCCGTCATCAATCTGATGCTCAAAGGCATAGCGCCCGATGGTCTGGTGGATTGGCCCACTGCAGGAATTGTTTGCGCATTGCGTGAGGCTGCTGACGAGTTGGCTGTCGAAGAGTGGACGCCCGTCGCCACCGCTGGACGATGGATCGCAGAAAGGTATCCCGAGCAACTGCCAGCCAAATATGGGTGCAGCAGCTGGCGGCAGGTCATACACGAATCCCGCCTTTTCGATCTTCGTTACCGTGAAACGAATGGCCAGCGCGCCGCTTGGTACCGAGTCAAAAAAATATAG
- a CDS encoding type II toxin-antitoxin system RelE/ParE family toxin: MSAIELAPELVQDFSRILAHLAAFEVRSPDTRLLEIVAGLDVLESNPMIGRPTAGDLRELVIGRDARGYVALYRYVQEIDTVFVLAIRSQREAGYRE, encoded by the coding sequence ATGTCTGCCATAGAGCTGGCGCCCGAGCTTGTGCAGGATTTTTCGCGCATTCTTGCCCACCTTGCCGCGTTCGAGGTTCGATCGCCTGACACGCGACTTCTTGAAATCGTCGCCGGCCTCGATGTACTCGAAAGCAATCCGATGATAGGTCGCCCGACAGCAGGCGACCTGCGCGAACTCGTGATCGGTCGGGACGCCCGGGGCTATGTGGCGCTTTACCGTTACGTGCAGGAGATCGATACCGTTTTTGTGCTGGCCATCCGAAGCCAGCGCGAGGCCGGCTATCGGGAATGA
- a CDS encoding ribbon-helix-helix protein, CopG family, with the protein MSTTTIRLPEELKGRVAAAAERAGSTTHAFILDAIAEKTAREEQRADFAHEAQARYARIVASGETIPWQDMRGFLMAHIADEPIPLPTPRKMAR; encoded by the coding sequence GTGTCCACCACAACCATTCGTCTGCCGGAAGAACTGAAAGGTCGCGTTGCGGCGGCCGCTGAACGGGCAGGCAGCACGACCCACGCTTTCATTCTCGACGCGATTGCCGAGAAGACCGCCCGTGAGGAACAGCGCGCCGACTTCGCCCACGAGGCGCAGGCGCGCTACGCACGCATCGTTGCCTCCGGTGAAACGATTCCGTGGCAGGACATGCGCGGCTTTCTGATGGCCCACATCGCCGACGAACCCATTCCCCTGCCGACGCCGCGCAAGATGGCGCGCTGA